In Aedes albopictus strain Foshan chromosome 3, AalbF5, whole genome shotgun sequence, the genomic window aacagagcagaaaaagatcagacctctcagttgactgcttgaccaccttaaccctagtcgtgtattggggtcattgtgaccccattccatccactacggcagcggggtgagcgtcagctaatgcttgaagaaggttaactttattcacaatcatagattactttgtgatcttcgccaatgtttatttcagcacactttaggctatattttattatcattggtaacacgattcatgtaaaatttggccttcctacgaggaaaatgcaggaaatgtaaattttccattcaaatttcaatcgcaatgagaagagtgagggctcaaccagccgcacccaaattgtgagcagtaattttagaagcataaggagattgcagattgaaaaactgtataaggttgatgcgattaaattatatttttatataaaacgttgatccatcctactatacatttacaccgcaggaatctgaaatggtgtgatttgaagagatcgctttggtcacgatttcgttctctcgcatatatgaagactttgatcatttcttcatttataatcttacccaacgtttacatgctatcaaaaaagccacaatttgatttatcgcattgacatttattttgttaacctttataattccgctatttgatgtgcagcttgcatgggtttggttaaattttacgtttgactacttccggcgggacacctggaactgattccggttgtctcaaatatggtctcagactatgtttttgtcaactgttcatcacgtgacctgaaaagccggaaattgatgtgatttgaggctattttcttgctaaccgttcggcaaatttttgaaaatgccgcgattttatgtatcgcatgcatggttttgtttcacttctatcaaatcacacccgcaaccgattccgaactactgtggcctgcgactattttcttgttgactgttcatcagattatcaaaaatgccgcaatggtttagttcctttcaatattttaccacttccgacgcgttactcgtcttgtcaccagttctggaacactaccggttctcccaaatatggtctgagattatttgttggttaaccgtttatcttgttactgaataagtcatcgatatgtcgcatgtattggttctcttttacatttgatcatttctggcgggacacccgtaatcagttccgtaacacactgatagggcttgcgtctattttcttgcaactgttcatcatgttacctaaaaaggcGTGATTTGAGGtaccgcatgcataggtttggtgtcATTTCCggctcggaaccggttgcgaaacactaccgatagtctcttaaatagtctgagcctatttgcttgctaaagttaattaggttatcaaaaaagccatgggtttggttcaattttatatttagccgctttcggagggaactagtttcggcactactgacagttcaTAATgtgcctacttcctcaataatcggtcatcaagttgtcgaaaaagccgtgatctgatttgccgcatgcaagagttttgtcaacttttatatacggccacttccggcggaacacccggaaccgattctgaagcactaccggttcatatcaggtctgagactgttttcttgctaactgctcatcaggttatccaaaatgccgtagtttgatgtgccgcatgcatgggtttggatcacttttatatatgaacttaaagcgggacatccggagccggttccgatacactgccggttcagatatggtttgagtctttttttatgccaacctttcattgagttatcaaaaaagtcgcgctttgatatatcgcatgcatggatttggttcacttctatatttgaccacttccggcgggactcccggaaccggttccggaatactaccggttcttatatggtcggcgttcagtcagaccggaccatctgtttttcaatgactTTGGGAAAATGTCTTGCAAGCACTTGGAATATCAAATCAAgcgcattattttctgaaaaactgtagTCCTTTTATGTATTTACCCATCTGCACCAAAGAAACATCGAAAAGTTCAGAGGTATCGAATTCCTTCGCTTACCTTTACCTGCTCAAAGAATCGCGaagtccactctgacttaacgccgaccatatggtctgagactgttttcttgctgactgttcatcaggttatccaaaatgccgcagtttgatgtgtcgcatgcatggatttggttcacttttatatttggccacttccggcgggactcccggaaccggatccggaacactaccggttcagatatggtctgagagtgttctcttgctgactgttcatcaggttatccaaaatgccgcagtttgatgtgtcgcatgtatgtgtttgttacatttttatgtatggccccttccaagggtactggtccggaacatgtaaatggccataactccggaacggctggaccgatccgaaccattttcaataggaaacaatgggaccagattccgcgtcgaatgaaccgtcggtcattaaaatcggttgaggtttactgccaaaaagtgatgtgagtttatttgtacacacacacacacacacacacacacacacacacacacacacacacagacatcacctcaattcgtcgagctgagttgattggtatatgtgacttgaccctccgagccttctatcaaaaagtcgattttggagtgaacatatagcctttccagtacacagtacgagaaaggcaaaaaatgcaaGGTATCTGGCAGATCCTCGAAAGCTGCTTCTGATTAACAAATTTACGGCAGAATTCTCCAAACCCTCTTCCTAAAAAAATAACCGAAACTATAATAGCAAAAACCCTCGATTTTTCATTCGATTATCTGATTATGAACAAGTAATCCAatctgaaaatattcaaaaatattcactaaaagcAAAACGAATGAATCATTGCTTGAGTCGGTTTTGTTTTTCTAATGCTTTCTCTATTTTTACAACAGAGCAGACGCCCCACGATGCGAATTGTATCTTCATGTTGATTTAATTTCCCCCATTCAGACGATATGATAGAGATCGACATCGGTATCGACGGTTTGACATCGGACCGGATGCGTGCTACAAGTTGAGGCGTTTGTCAATTAGTGATACACATGTGCAATTCTGCATTGATAAGCAATTGGAAGGAAGTACGAAGTGTCTGCAGTTAATGGAATTCGCATTCCATGTTGATCTTGACCACGAATTCCAAAATGACTACAGTTTTAAGAGAAAAGATTTATTTTACGTAGTAAATCCTTTGCTTGATATTTCAAATAAATAGAGATCATAACAATCAAGGTCGTTTATGCGTTTTTTGGCTTTCTCTAACTTTCGTAAATCAATAACAATATGTTGTTCCTCAAGTAAAACAATCCTACTTAACCTAACTTGACTTGAAAATGACCTTTCAATGTAAATCTAGAAAGCTGACTTCTTGAAGATGGACGCATCTATATCCACGAACGACACCAGCCACTTTTGAGACTCTTTCTTCTCGTCGCACTCTTCCACCAGCAGCGTCTTCATGGTTTTCAGATCCAACCCCAGACACTTCCCGTGCTTGACACTTTTGATCTGGCTTGTCTTCGTGGCGTAATGCCACGCTTGATTCCCTCTGGATCTGTGACAGCCGTAGACTCCGAGTGAATCGCCCGTGTAGTCCAGGCAGTGTTTGTAGCTGTTCAGCTCCTGGTAGTAGTTATGCGCCCAGAACTGACCCGTTTGTTGATGATCGCACGTTGCCATTCCGATCGTGTTGGTTTCCGGTCGATACTCCAAACAGGTGTCATTTCCTAACGCCTTGTTTTTCACCTGCAAAAGATATGGTACTGATGAGGAACTACCTAACTTCTATGTTGGGTTATTGTTAACTCACCTCACCGTGGAATGCACCTTCCACCATAGGGTTGTTCATCTCAGGGAAAGCCGTCTGCACGTAGTACTTGAAGCTCTTGCACTTGGCCCTTTCTCTGACCTCCTTCCTGTGCGACACATCTCCGACCTCCTCGATCGGATACTTCGGAAGTCCGTAGATGTCGAAAATGATCTGCTTGTACTCGTCCATCCATACTTCCGCCAGACGTAGCGAATTCGCCCGTACCACGTCCTTCTTCGTTTGGATCAGATAGGGATGTCCGGTTTTCTGGATGTGTGCCACCCGCGAGCATGGAACCGTTACCATTTTACCCCCGCAGATCCAACTCTTCATCGACAGTTCGATGTTCTCGATCCCGTAGATGTCGAAACCCTCGTCGTACCACCCCAACCGTTCGAAAAACGATCGACTGATGGAGAACAGGCCACCGGCCATCGCCGGGGTTTCGAATGGTTCCATCTTGTTGGTCGGTTGGTAGATTCGACTCCATCGTCCCCACCAGCCGAAGTTGAGGTCCCAATCGTACGCGCCGTAGTAGGTCGGAGCGTTTTCCGTTCGTAAGTGCATATCGTGTTCGTCGATCCAGTCGATCGTAGGGATGGCAATGGTTGTGGAATTCCGTGCCACCGGGTCTAGGAGCGCCTCGAGCCATCCTGTGGAATAGTTTATGAATGTTTTTGAAGCCACTTAAATAATATTCTCAACCTATGTACAACAATGCCAAGTGTTAGTGTTATTTTTTTCACATTATGAAATGAATCACACCGACGGTTGTTGGAATGTTATTGAATGAGAAATTGGAAATACATATTGTGTGAAGTTGCAAATTTTGTGATTCCGTATTCGTATTTATATTGCCTTCGGAAATCCGTGGGTCCCGACCCAATATAAACTAGTTTAGTGTTTGTTCCATATAAGCAAACTTCATTTATTGCGACAATCCATTCAATGCGACATTTAATCCGGATGTCTTACAACTAGTTCCGGTAGGGCGTAATTTGGACACTAGAAATGAATAATCATCACTCTTTAAAACTCTAGTCGTATAAAGCGGAAAAGATACATTGTAGAACATACCCTGTAAGAAAAATGAACAATGGAATCACAACAGACGAAAACAACAAAATCACCAGAGTCGGGAGATGTAAGTTAACAATCTAGGATCTTGgatctacactcccgttcaaaagtttggggtcaccccctcaaaaacatgtaatttttttaggtttcattcaaaagataataagtcaaagaaactttgaacatgatttaaaagaattttttcaaaaaatgttgtatgaaaacttaacccaaagttgccaaattttctaaaaaattaatataaacttacggcagtgtcgctggaagttgggtcgaccaaattttaagatgagagcggtaatatgacccattttctattagctttcaactgctttttacagaacttagctaacaaatctagaaaaaaagttattaagtaaattaatcattgatgtcatcgaccaaaagtttggggtcacaacTCAAAATGCTGTagcggccaaaagtttggggtcactatcgtaaaacatggaaaagtaatttgttgatatctttgtcatcttttattcaattttaattcttcttggcctatttgaaacaaaatgaatgatacttactgaatagacattgaaccacacatatttgttgaaatttacatactaaaacttaacgtaaagttgcctcatttttttaagcgtggtaaaatgtgctaactttacataacatttttatatacaaaaatcgttaaatatgttaagttgaagacatcaaacgtaaatttagttaattatctttgaaatgagccaaaaataattaaaatagaactatagatgacgaagatatcaccaaatcacttttccatgttttacgaaagtgaccccaaacttttggccgatacatcatattgaggggtgaccccaaacttttggtcgatgacatcaaggattaatttacttaataactttttttctagattttttagctaagttctgtaaaaagcagttgaaagctaatagaaaatgggtcatattaccgctctcatcttaaaatttggttgactgactcaacttccagcgacattgccgtaagttcatattatttttttagaaaatttggcaactttgggttaagtttacatacaaaattttttgaaaaagtttcttttaaatcatgttcaaagtttccttgacttattatcttttgaatgaaacctagggtttttaaaatcggacgcaaattggcggagatatgggcctaaaaaaattacatgtttttgagggggtgaccccaaacttttgaacgggagtgtatattcctCTAATAATAAacgtcttcgaatgcgaaagaattCCGGATCTAGGAAGACCAGATGATCGCTCCCATCATTTGATTTTGGACCAATCGGTTAGCTACTACTCAATCCTCCgagtatcagtaagtagtttcggtcATCGACAATTCTTTCAGTgcgtttctcttgcctgttgatcAGCAGACGCAGAATTGAATACCGTCTCCTTTCGTTACGGTACTGTGCAATTatggtcatcatcatcatcgtcatcgattGATTGTCGCGGCAGCTGAGAGGAAcactacaaagtgtaagtgctgacgtcaacatatggtggctccagagaggaggagcTACTGCCGTCAACAGGTAGGGCGAAATTTGGACATATGAAATGAAGAATCATCACACTCTTTAAAACTCTAGTCGTACAAAGCAGAAAAGATACATTGTAGAACATACTCTTTACGAAAAATGTACAATAGAATCATACCagagaatagcaacaaaatcaacaGAGTCAGGGAATGTATATTAGCAATCTAGGATCTTTAATGATAAGCGTTCAGATAGAAAGCAATACAAACCAAGGAAAAAAACAACGGATCATCGAGATAGCTATCAGAGAAGAAAACAGAAATGAGATAATGATGTGTAAAATATAGAGCTAGCAGCGTTACAAGAAGTCAATGTCTTAGGAGAGTTGATCGAAACTAAAAACTACAAATGAACGCCGTCATTGAATAGACCAAATAAATCAAGAACTAAAACCATCTAATGATTAAGAAGAACTCGGGAACATCGGTAGGGAAGATAAGAATGAAGAGTCCGTCAATCATGTCAGTGGAAATCATGATTGACAAAATATGGAAATTTATTTTAGTGAATGTATATGGACCTAACAAAACAGTATACAATTTTTCAACAGATGTGGGTACATTGACTGAAAAAGATCATATTAGGAGTAGAATTCTTATTAGGGAAGATTTTAGCCCTCAAATCGAACGTGAAGGTACAGAAAGCGACGATAAGGAAACTTTAGGGGAAAAGCTAGGTTTTTATAAAATTAATGataatggagatttttttttcaaagtgtactgaaaggctgtaTGCTCACTCAAAAAACGTATTtgcgataaaaggctcggagggtcataTACCAAGTACTAATcagctcagttcgacgaattgagatgatatctgtatgtgtgtatgtatgtatgtctgtgcacaaaaaaagttcactctcTTTCAAGGCAtttcccattggtcgatttttcgggttttagcacgaatcgaaccgaaattttaccgcattgtttgctattaaaaattgtCCGGATCTATaaaggcgttccagagttattGCCATTTCAGTGTTCCAgaacagcaccggtagaacttacagtatataaaactgaaccacgtctgtggaaatcaacactggagaccagaaatttcacgatgttggcccaaagttcaagatggcagcctaatattcaagatggcggctcaaaatgcaAGTGACCAgattttccaatatggcggacttaaatccagttaaacgatattttttatgttataaCGATatgaattccttgaaagattctcaaagaaaattgtgaaataattCGTGGatcacttcttggagaatttactTACTCTTGTATGCATTCCTACAAAATTTTCAGAACGAATTTCAATATGATCCACTagagaaatttcattagaaatccttgaagtaatgaaagaaaggtcaccagttagcctagtggttaaggctatggatcgccaatccggaaacggtgggttcgattcccgttccgggaaaattttctcgacttcctggtcatagtgtaacattgtgcttgcctcacaatatacaaattcatgcaatggcaggcaaagaaagccattcaattaatagctatggaaatgctcaaagaacactaagttgaatcgAGGCAGGCTATTGTCCCATTGGGGACGTAGAgacataaataagaagaagaagaatgaaagaatttctgaaatatctgaagagactcctaaataaatttttggagcaatctctggaggaactcccggatcaatccctgaaggaatttctggaggaatgtctggaggaatttcctggggaaaatcctggagcaattccagcagaaacttttggaggaatccctggagcagtatctagagaaatccctggagaaatctctggagcaatttccagagatCCTGGATcctagaatcctggaggaatcctcgataaATTGCTGGCAgaatcacggtgtgccaaaaaccgttattatcaaataaaaatgtccaccaatttggcacccgtcattcgaaagatatactatcctagtatctactctgaaaatttgaaaatctttcatcgagggaaattgaagtttttgccatttgagcatattgcgttatttctatagaattctcatatatgagtaaatatgcacatatcgttGTTTTACGGCTATTTATgatttcaacaaatatatgtAGATTGGTTTTTCAAATACTTA contains:
- the LOC134289926 gene encoding putative polypeptide N-acetylgalactosaminyltransferase 9, whose product is MIIRAYSKKWLLGALFSVVGVLGLFTLFGSSWEISSFQNSVRQRFIAPNVVYITEPSPVGDSEVITKPSTKFEYVSQTLDPRFPTPPGDMGAAVSLGVTDAAVADLVKQGYNMQGLNQYFSDLMSVQRRLPDVRDDWCKKPGRFLDNLPETSIVIVFYNEAWSVLVRTVHSILNRSPPNLVKEIVLVDDCSYLPHTKTQLDEYFRTISKVRVLRAPERQGLIRARLLGAKNTTAQIITFLDAHVECTVGWLEALLDPVARNSTTIAIPTIDWIDEHDMHLRTENAPTYYGAYDWDLNFGWWGRWSRIYQPTNKMEPFETPAMAGGLFSISRSFFERLGWYDEGFDIYGIENIELSMKSWICGGKMVTVPCSRVAHIQKTGHPYLIQTKKDVVRANSLRLAEVWMDEYKQIIFDIYGLPKYPIEEVGDVSHRKEVRERAKCKSFKYYVQTAFPEMNNPMVEGAFHGEVKNKALGNDTCLEYRPETNTIGMATCDHQQTGQFWAHNYYQELNSYKHCLDYTGDSLGVYGCHRSRGNQAWHYATKTSQIKSVKHGKCLGLDLKTMKTLLVEECDEKKESQKWLVSFVDIDASIFKKSAF